The stretch of DNA TCGCAACTGAGCAACTGGCCAATAGCTTTCGCTATTGGCCAAGCGAGGAACAAGATGTTTAGTTTCAGCTGGATAGGCGAATACGCCGGTTTGCTCGCCAAATGCATCTTCGTCACGCTGGAGCTGGCGGTCGTCAGTTCAGCGTTTGGGATGCTTTTGGGTATCCTTCTAGCGTGGGTTCTTACGTGGGGACCGAGAGTCTTTCGGCCTGCCGTAAAACTCTACATAGAATCTATCCGCAACACACCGTTCATGATCCAACTCTTCTTCCTATACTTCGGGCTGCCGCAGCTTGGAGTGGAGATGGAGGCACCAACGGCTGCCTACCTGGCAATGATCCTCTATGTTGCGGCCTATTGCACCGAGATCATTCGCGCTGGATTGAATGCGACGCCGAGGGGCCAGGTCGAGGCTGGCGTAAGCCTTGGCATGTCGAAGAACGAAACCTTCTTCTATATCCTGCTTGTGCCAGCACTTCAGCGCGTTTGGCCGGCGCTGTCCTCGCAAATCGTCATTTCGATGCTGGGATCGGCCGTAGTGTCGCTCATTTCCGTACAGGATCTCAGTTACGCGACGTCCTTTATTGAAACCAGGAATTTCCGCTCGTTCGAAACATATCTCTTTTCAACGCTCGCATATCTGCTCCTCGCGGTGGCGCTTCGAAGATTGCTTGCACTCGTACCCGTGTTCTTCTTTTCGAAGGGAAGTACGCCATGATCGAATATACCAACTGGGAGATATTTCGTAACCTTCTTTTGGGAACGCGGTGGACTGCATTACTATTTCTTGTGTGTCTGTTCGGAGGCGGAATCCTGGGAGTGGTTCTTCTTTTCGCAAGAATCTCCGAAAACAGATTTTATAGGAAGCTGGCATGGGGCTATATCGAATTCTTCCAAGGCACGCCTCTCCTGATGCAGTTGTTCCTGTTCTTCTTCGGACTCGCCTTGGTGGGACTAAAGCTCCCCGCTTGGGCCGCGGCCAGTATCGCGCTTATTTGTTGGGGTGCCGCTTTCCTTGCGGAGATTTGGCGGGGCTGCGTTGAATCAATTGCGAAGGGACAGTGGGAAGCGTCTGCAAGCCTTGGCATGGGACGCCTACAGCAGATGCGCTATGTCATCGTCCCTCAGGCCACAAGAGTTGCGATCGCTCCTACGGTCGGCTTTCTCGTGCAAATCATCAAGGCAACGGCGTTAACCTCAATCATAGGGTTTGTGGAGTTGGCCCAAGCAGGAAACGTCATCGTCAATTCCACCTTCATGCCTTTCACCGTCTACGGCTACGTCGCCCTGATCTATTTCGCGCTTTGCTGGCCATTGTCGGCGGCGAGCAAGCTGATTGAGGAGAAGCTCAATGCCAATAATCGCAGTGCGTGAACTGAGAAAAAGCTATGGCCATCTCGAGGTCCTTAAGGGGATCAACCTCGATATTGAGGCGGGCGAGGTTGTGGCCATTATCGGCAAGAGTGGTTCAGGAAAGAGTACGTTCCTCCGGTGTATCAACGGCCTTGAGACAATCTCCGACGGAACAGTGGAAGTTGCCGGCGAATACCTGGACTACAATGAAGCGCAGTTGCGAAAACTGAGGCTGAAGGTGGGCATGATCTTCCAGCAGTTCAATCTCTTCCCCCATTTGTCGGCAGGGCGAAACGTCATGCTGGCGCAGAAGGTAGTTCGTGGCACACGTGCCTCGGAAGCCGAAGCCATTGCTCGCCAAATGCTTGCGAAGGTAGGACTTGCGGAAAAATTCGAAGCCATGCCTGGTGAACTGTCCGGCGGCCAGCAGCAGCGCGTCGCCATAGCTCGAGCGCTTGCCATGCATCCCGTGGCCTTGCTCTGTGACGAGATCACATCGGCGCTTGATCCGGAACTTGTTTCGGAGGTTCTGGCCGTTGTTAAGGGCCTCGCGAAAACGGGTATGACTTTAGCGATGGTCACCCATGAAATGAGATTCGCTCGCGAGGTCTGCAATCGCGTAGCCTTCATGCACCAAGGCAAGGTGCATGAAATAGGCCCGCCGGAAGAAATCTTTGTAAACCCGCAGACCCCGGAACTCAGGCAGTTCCTCGGGGCGGCGTGACGCGAAATCCCCCTCCCCGAGATCCCGTCTGATTTGAAATCGATTACAGATACGAGAGCGAAATGAACTCTGTCCAAGCAAACGAGCAGCAAACCCCTTGGTGGAAATCCGCGGTCATTTACCAGATATACCCCAGAAGCTTCCTTGACACGAACGGTGACGGCGTAGGTGATCTGAGGGGCATTATTCAGAAGCTGCCTTACATCAAGTCGCTGGGCGTCGATGCAATCTGGCTCGGCCCGATCTGCTCTTCTCCGAATGACGACATGGGGTATGACGTCAGTGACTATCGTCAGATCATGACCGAGTTCGGAACGATGGCGGACTTCGATGAGCTCATGAGCTTAGCAAAAGCTGCCGAGCTGAAAGTCATTGTCGACCTCGTTCTCAACCATTCCTCCGATGAGCATTCTTGGTTCATAGAGTCGAGGTCGTCGCGGGACAATCCTTATCGAGATTACTATATTTGGAGAGATGCCAAAGGTAACGGCGAGCCCTCAAATTGGGAATCGGTATTTAGCGGCTCCACCTGGGAGTTCGATGAAGCTTCGGGTCAATACTATCTCCACCTATATAGCCGCAAGCAGCCGGATCTTAACTGGGAGAATCCCGAGGTCAGGCGTGAGCTGTTCAATGTGGTTCAGTTTTGGATAGATAAGGGCGTCGATGGATTTCGTCTCGACACAATTACGACGATTTCCAAAGCCCCAGACTTCCCGGACGCCCCGGTGGTTGATTCAACGCGAAGCCGACAGCCTGCAACGCAGTATTACATGAATGGTCCGCGGATGATGGAATATCTTCGCGAATTCCACGATGTGTTGCTGTCCGATCCTGCGCTGGTCACGATTGGCGAAGCCCCAGGCGCCACCCCCTTGCAGGCGCTCGATCTGATCGACAGCAAGGCTGGGGTTATGGATATGGTAATCCAGTGGGAGCATATCGAAGCCGATCCTGGCACTGGTGGAAAGTGGGGACCGGAATGGTGGACGGTTCCCCATTTCCGGAAGATTATGTCTGCCTGGCAAAGAGGCCTCGCCGGGAAAGGATGGAACACCCTCTATCTCAACAATCATGATCAGCCGAGAGCTGTATCCCGCTTCGGCGATGACGCGAAATACCACAGCGAGTCTGCCAAGATGCTCGCAACATGCATCCATCTCCTCCAGGGCACGCCTTTCGTATACCAAGGGGAAGAAATCGGCATGACGAACGTCGCCTTTGCCTCGATTGGCGACTACCGATGTGTCGAAACCCTCAATATGTATCAAAAGGAGCGAGCTGCTGGTGTGAGCGATGCCACGCTCATGGAACGCATCCATCGCAAGAGCCGCGATAACGCCCGCACGCCAATGCAGTGGACGGGCAAACCTAACGGGGGCTTCACCGGGGCGAAGCCATGGATTGCCGTCAATCCGAACTATGCCGCCATCAACGTCGAAAAACAGGAAGACGATGTTCTGTCGGTCTTGAATTATTATCGAAAGCTTATCGCATTGCGGAAGTCGAATCCCGTCATCGTTCACGGCTCTTATGCGGATGTCGATACGAATAGTGATTGGGTCTATGCCTTCAAGCGCTCGCGCGATGGGACCGAACTCCTTTGCATCAATAATTTCTCGGCCAACGACATTCCGTTCCGTGCTCCGCTCCCTTCGAACGCTGACTCCATTGAGGTGATTATCGGAAATTATGAAGATGATTACGCAAGGAGCGTGCGTCCGTTCGAAACTCGGGTGTATAGGTATAGAACATGAATCGCTGAAAAAGACGGGGTCTAATGACGAGGAAAGTAGGGAAGCTGTCTATCCAGGACATCGCAGAGATGGCTGAGGTTTCGACGGCAACCGTATCCAGGGTGGTCAACGGATATCCGCACATCACACCGGAGAAACGGGAGCGCGTCCTTAAGGTGATCAAGCAGATGCAGTACGAGCCAAGCTCGATTGCACGCGAGTTGCGTATGTCGCAGACGCGGCGGATCATGGTTACGGCGGCAAACCTTACTTCCCCTGTCGTCGATGAATTGTTTCGGGGGATGGAGCGCCGAGCGACGGAAGGAGGGTACAAGGTATTTTTTGCTCCAACCTCGAAAACCTACGACCGTGAGGTAGATCTCATGGATCAACTCGCAAAACGGGTCTTTGACGGCGCAGTCCTGTTCGGTAGTACTTTATCGGCCAAGGAGCTTGAAAAGGCTGCGAAGCGGTACAACATCGTACAATGTAGCGAATTCGTGCCTGCGCGGGTTGCGGGCGTTTCGATTGACGACGAGGCTGCCGCAAAAGACCTGACGGCCTATCTCCTATCGCATGGTCATAAGAGGATTGGTTTGCTGCGCAAGAGTTCGACCTACTCTGGCCAAGCGCGTGAGCGAGGCTATCGAGCGGCTTTGAAAGAAGCAGGCATGGCTGCTGATACCCCTCTTATTTTCGAGGCTGACTACACATATCAGGGCGGTATCGATGCAACCGCTACACTTCTTTCGTCCCATCCCGACATCACGTCAATATTCTGCACCAACGACCTGATGGCATTGGGGTGCATGAATGCCCTTCGCGCTTCTGGACGAAAAGTCCCAAACGATATCACCGTCGTTGGTTTTGACGGGACGATTGAATCCACAATGTGCGAGCCACAAATAACCACTATTTCGCAGCCGCACTTTGAAATCGGATATTGTTCTATGGATACCTTGATCAATACCATTGAAAGTGGCAGGCGGCAGTCTATGCATCGCTTCTTGCCCCATACACTAACGATCCGCGGATCCGCTTAGCGGCAAAAGCGGAACACGCGGCTCCGGCAGGATCAAGCTTGCTTCGACGCGCTGACGCCAATGCGGGTCGAAGCATAATCGAGGCCGAAATCCACTTAGCGAAACGTTGCAAGCTGTTCAGGCAAACCGAGCTATCTCTGGTAGGACCGGCGCTCCACCTCCAATAGAAGAGCCGACGTACTTTGACGGGGGCGCCTTGACCCCTTCGCAGTACTTCAGGTGACGATCGTGCCACCGCCCGGGCGGGCATGATGACCCTGAAGTGCTCCCTGATTTGGGCGGGAGCTGGAATTTCCGGGGTTATAGCTGAGTTTGGCGGGGATGCCGGTGAGCTGTTCATAAGCGAAATCGGCACTCTACCTATCGCGCTATGTTCGCCAAGTGCAGTTTTTGCATTCGAACAAGCGTTTTTTGCCACTCGTGTTCGCCTTCGGCTGGCAACTAGATTGCCGCTTGTTTGAGGGGCGGACGGATGGGCGTGAGATTTGCCGATGTTCCGGCATTGGCAGGGATTCCACTGTCTTTGGCGGCTTATTTTCTATTCAGTTCCAGCGACATGCTTGTAAAGGCGTTGACGCGGGAAGTCCCGGTTTTCCAGGTTGTCCTGCTTCAGGTGGCCTTCGCGTTCATACCGTTCATGCTTGTGGTGCTCCGGCGCGGCGGCTTCAGCAGACGTATCAGAAATCGCTCGCTGGTCGCCATTCGCGGCCTGCTCGCGGGCGTCAATACGCTTTGCGGCTTCTACGCCTTCTCGGCGCTTCCCCTGGCGGAGGTCTACGCGATCGTTTTCTGCACGCCGATCGTCGTTACGCTCGCTTCCATTCCCGTTCTCGGGGAAACCGTCGGAATGCACAGGATCGCCGTCATCGTCGCCGGCTTCCTCGGAATTCTCGTCATGATCGATCCGATCGCCACCCATTTCAGCCTGGCGCATCTGTCGGCCTTCGGCAGCGTCTTGGCGAGCGCGGCCGTCATCCTGATCATGCGGAAAATCGGCAAAGAAGAGGACCGGGTCAGCATGGTCGCAGCCGTGCTGGCCGGAATCCTGCTCGTCGGTTTGCCGGGCGCGCTCGTCCAATGGCAGCCTCTGAACGGCAAGGCCCTGCTCATTGCCGCCGGTTCCGGCTTTTTCATGGGCGTTGCGCAATTCGTGTCGCTCGAAGCCCTTCGCCGGGCGCCTGCGTCGGTAATCGCGCCCCTGCAATATACGATGCTCGTCTGGGCGCTTGCCTACGGCGTCGCGATATTCGACGACCCTGTGAAAGCCAATGTGCTGGCCGGAGCGCTGATCGTCATCGCCGCCAATCTTTATAACTTCCATCGGGAGCGCCTGCGCGCCCGGCGGATTATCGAGGCGTGAGATCGATGAGGCGACCGTCAGGCGCCGAGATTATCGACGAGATACTGGCGAAGTCGCGCGATGGCGGGCTCGTTCCACCGGCTCTTGGAGGCATAGAAATAATAGGAGTCCAGGTAGGTTTCCGTTGCAACCGCTTCCACCAGCCGGCCCTGACCGATTTCGGGCGCGACCAGGATCTCGTTGGCAAGCGCCACGCCCTGGCCGATCGCCGCGGCCTCGATGACGATATGCGCGTAGCCCAGCTTCTGGCCGCCGAGCGTCGAGGGAGCCTTGACGCCATTGGCGTGCAGCCATCTCACCCAAGCGTCGGTGGTCTGCTCGTGAAGCAGGGGAACCGAGAGCAGGTCGCGCGGCTCCGCCACCGGATGGCGTTCCAGGAAGTCGCGGCTGGCGACGGCGATATGCCTTGGCCGATAGAGTTCGACGGAGTTGCTGTAGGCGATGTACTCCCGCCCGTAGTGAACGGCGACATCGGCTTCGAAGCGCCGGAAATCCGGAAGATGATCGGTTGCCCGCAACAGCACGACATCGACCCGGGCGGCGCGGTTGATCTCTTCGATCCGTGGCATTAGCCACGATTTGTTGAGGCCCGGTCCGCACCACACCTTCAGCTGCTGGTGGCCCGACGGGCGAAGCATGAATGTCGCGTCGTCGATATGGTCGAATGCCACGGCGATACGCTCGTGATACTCCTTTCCCGCATCGGTCAAACGCGTCTCGGCAAAGTTGCTGTCGAGCAGTTTGACCCCGAGCCAATTCTCGAGCTTGCGGACATGGCGCCCCACCACGGTGTGGTGGATCGACAGATTTTCCGCGGCCGAGCGGAGACTGCCGAGCCGGGCGACGGCATCGAAGGCCCGCAAGGCGGTGAGTGGTGGCAAATTACGAGGCATCGAACCCACGGTTTCGTAAGGAGGCGGGACGAAAACTATCATGTGCATTTTTCGCAGTGTGGTGCATTTCGTGCATTCCGGTTAGCGTTTTTTGCACCTCCCCGGGGCTCACGTTCGGCGCGATGGTCTTTCGCATGGAAACAGCTGAAGCGTTTTCGTTTTCCACCAAGACATCGAACCAGAGGATCAACTCCCGTGAGAATCGGTTTTTACACGAACTATTCCAAGGAAACCGCCGAGTTCGCCCATGAGGTCGGCTTC from Rhizobium sp. N324 encodes:
- a CDS encoding LysR substrate-binding domain-containing protein, with product MPRNLPPLTALRAFDAVARLGSLRSAAENLSIHHTVVGRHVRKLENWLGVKLLDSNFAETRLTDAGKEYHERIAVAFDHIDDATFMLRPSGHQQLKVWCGPGLNKSWLMPRIEEINRAARVDVVLLRATDHLPDFRRFEADVAVHYGREYIAYSNSVELYRPRHIAVASRDFLERHPVAEPRDLLSVPLLHEQTTDAWVRWLHANGVKAPSTLGGQKLGYAHIVIEAAAIGQGVALANEILVAPEIGQGRLVEAVATETYLDSYYFYASKSRWNEPAIARLRQYLVDNLGA
- a CDS encoding amino acid ABC transporter permease, producing the protein MIEYTNWEIFRNLLLGTRWTALLFLVCLFGGGILGVVLLFARISENRFYRKLAWGYIEFFQGTPLLMQLFLFFFGLALVGLKLPAWAAASIALICWGAAFLAEIWRGCVESIAKGQWEASASLGMGRLQQMRYVIVPQATRVAIAPTVGFLVQIIKATALTSIIGFVELAQAGNVIVNSTFMPFTVYGYVALIYFALCWPLSAASKLIEEKLNANNRSA
- a CDS encoding alpha-glucosidase, whose amino-acid sequence is MNSVQANEQQTPWWKSAVIYQIYPRSFLDTNGDGVGDLRGIIQKLPYIKSLGVDAIWLGPICSSPNDDMGYDVSDYRQIMTEFGTMADFDELMSLAKAAELKVIVDLVLNHSSDEHSWFIESRSSRDNPYRDYYIWRDAKGNGEPSNWESVFSGSTWEFDEASGQYYLHLYSRKQPDLNWENPEVRRELFNVVQFWIDKGVDGFRLDTITTISKAPDFPDAPVVDSTRSRQPATQYYMNGPRMMEYLREFHDVLLSDPALVTIGEAPGATPLQALDLIDSKAGVMDMVIQWEHIEADPGTGGKWGPEWWTVPHFRKIMSAWQRGLAGKGWNTLYLNNHDQPRAVSRFGDDAKYHSESAKMLATCIHLLQGTPFVYQGEEIGMTNVAFASIGDYRCVETLNMYQKERAAGVSDATLMERIHRKSRDNARTPMQWTGKPNGGFTGAKPWIAVNPNYAAINVEKQEDDVLSVLNYYRKLIALRKSNPVIVHGSYADVDTNSDWVYAFKRSRDGTELLCINNFSANDIPFRAPLPSNADSIEVIIGNYEDDYARSVRPFETRVYRYRT
- a CDS encoding amino acid ABC transporter ATP-binding protein — encoded protein: MPIIAVRELRKSYGHLEVLKGINLDIEAGEVVAIIGKSGSGKSTFLRCINGLETISDGTVEVAGEYLDYNEAQLRKLRLKVGMIFQQFNLFPHLSAGRNVMLAQKVVRGTRASEAEAIARQMLAKVGLAEKFEAMPGELSGGQQQRVAIARALAMHPVALLCDEITSALDPELVSEVLAVVKGLAKTGMTLAMVTHEMRFAREVCNRVAFMHQGKVHEIGPPEEIFVNPQTPELRQFLGAA
- a CDS encoding LacI family DNA-binding transcriptional regulator: MTRKVGKLSIQDIAEMAEVSTATVSRVVNGYPHITPEKRERVLKVIKQMQYEPSSIARELRMSQTRRIMVTAANLTSPVVDELFRGMERRATEGGYKVFFAPTSKTYDREVDLMDQLAKRVFDGAVLFGSTLSAKELEKAAKRYNIVQCSEFVPARVAGVSIDDEAAAKDLTAYLLSHGHKRIGLLRKSSTYSGQARERGYRAALKEAGMAADTPLIFEADYTYQGGIDATATLLSSHPDITSIFCTNDLMALGCMNALRASGRKVPNDITVVGFDGTIESTMCEPQITTISQPHFEIGYCSMDTLINTIESGRRQSMHRFLPHTLTIRGSA
- a CDS encoding DMT family transporter, whose product is MGVRFADVPALAGIPLSLAAYFLFSSSDMLVKALTREVPVFQVVLLQVAFAFIPFMLVVLRRGGFSRRIRNRSLVAIRGLLAGVNTLCGFYAFSALPLAEVYAIVFCTPIVVTLASIPVLGETVGMHRIAVIVAGFLGILVMIDPIATHFSLAHLSAFGSVLASAAVILIMRKIGKEEDRVSMVAAVLAGILLVGLPGALVQWQPLNGKALLIAAGSGFFMGVAQFVSLEALRRAPASVIAPLQYTMLVWALAYGVAIFDDPVKANVLAGALIVIAANLYNFHRERLRARRIIEA
- a CDS encoding amino acid ABC transporter permease, with the translated sequence MFSFSWIGEYAGLLAKCIFVTLELAVVSSAFGMLLGILLAWVLTWGPRVFRPAVKLYIESIRNTPFMIQLFFLYFGLPQLGVEMEAPTAAYLAMILYVAAYCTEIIRAGLNATPRGQVEAGVSLGMSKNETFFYILLVPALQRVWPALSSQIVISMLGSAVVSLISVQDLSYATSFIETRNFRSFETYLFSTLAYLLLAVALRRLLALVPVFFFSKGSTP